In a genomic window of Thunnus thynnus chromosome 16, fThuThy2.1, whole genome shotgun sequence:
- the gjb3 gene encoding gap junction protein beta 3 — protein sequence MDWKTFQALLSGVNKYSTAFGRIWLSVVFVFRVMVYVVAAERVWGDEQKDFDCNTKQPGCANVCYDHFFPISHIRLWALQLIFITCPSFMVVMHVAYRDDRERKHRAKHGDTAKLYNNTGKKHGGLWWTYLISLFVKTGIEVAFLYILHHVYDSFYLPRLVKCDVSPCPNTVDCYIGHPTEKKVFTYFMVGASALCIVLNICEIIYLISKRIVRIINKFKRRNRNMAVHHDDYIDDMLHNCNMPTTRLDLRDKPPSFKTANKSSHRVSALKLEKKIRASAPDLSC from the coding sequence ATGGATTGGAAGACCTTCCAAGCGCTCCTCAGTGGGGTGAACAAGTACTCCACCGCGTTTGGGCGTATATGGCTCTcagtggtgtttgtgtttaggGTGATGGTGTATGTGGTGGCAGCTGAGCGAGTGTGGGGCGACGAGCAAAAGGACTTTGATTGCAACACCAAGCAGCCCGGCTGCGCCAACGTATGCTACGACCACTTCTTCCCCATCTCCCACATCCGCCTGTGGGCTCTGCAGCTGATCTTCATCACCTGCCCGTCCTTCATGGTGGTCATGCACGTGGCCTACCGTGATGACCGTGAGCGCAAGCACAGGGCCAAGCATGGTGACACTGCCAAGCTGTATAATAACACGGGCAAGAAACACGGTGGCTTGTGGTGGACCTACCTGATCAGCCTCTTTGTAAAGACGGGCATCGAGGTTGCCTTCCTTTACATTCTCCACCACGTGTACGACAGCTTTTACCTGCCAAGACTGGTCAAGTGTGACGTGTCACCTTGCCCCAACACGGTGGACTGCTACATCGGCCACCCCACCGAGAAGAAGGTCTTCACCTACTTCATGGTCGGTGCCTCGGCACTCTGCATCGTCCTCAACATCTGCGAGATCATTTATCTCATCTCCAAGCGAATTGTACGAATCATAAACAAGTTTAAGAGGCGAAATCGCAACATGGCTGTGCATCATGATGACTACATTGACGACATGTTACATAACTGTAACATGCCTACGACGAGGTTGGACCTGAGGGATAAACCTCCATCCTTCAAGACCGCAAACAAGTCTTCTCACAGAGTATCTGCTCTCAAACTTGAGAAGAAGATACGAGCCTCTGCTCCTGATCTTTCTTGCTGA
- the gjb10 gene encoding gap junction protein beta 10: MNWAFLQGLLSGVNKYSTAFGRVWLSIVFLFRVMVFVVAAEKVWGDEQKDFKCNTAQPGCHNVCYDHFFPVSHVRLWALQLIFVTCPSLLVVMHVAYREDRERKHRLKYGENCHRLYQNTGKKRGGLWWTYVLTLFFKIAVDATFVYLLYHIYEGYDFPSLIKCEQKPCPNKVDCFIARPTEKRIFTIFMVVTSLACILLSIFEILYLIGKRCRECFTTDHRSHHVMTNTLSSGNSLMESNNLKLKSTPETPAPSYSVAIS, translated from the coding sequence ATGAACTGGGCATTCCTCCAGGGCCTCCTCAGTGGGGTGAACAAGTACTCCACAGCCTTCGGCCGAGTGTGGCTCTCAATCGTTTTCCTCTTCAGGGTGATGGTGTTTGTGGTGGCAGCAGAGAAGGTATGGGGTGATGAACAGAAGGACTTTAAATGCAACACAGCTCAGCCTGGGTGCCACAATGTCTGCTACGACCACTTCTTCCCCGTCTCCCACGTCCGGCTGTGGGCCCTGCAGCTCATCTTCGTCACCTGCCCCTCACTCCTGGTGGTGATGCACGTGGCCTACAGGGAGGACCGGGAGCGGAAACACCGGCTCAAGTATGGTGAGAACTGCCACCGTCTTTACCAGAACACCGGCAAGAAGCGTGGAGGTCTGTGGTGGACCTACGTCCTCACTCTGTTCTTCAAAATAGCTGTGGACGCCACTTTCGTCTACCTCCTCTACCACATCTACGAGGGCTATGACTTCCCCTCACTCATCAAGTGTGAGCAGAAGCCTTGTCCCAACAAGGTGGACTGCTTCATCGCTCGGCCCACCGAGAAAAGAATCTTCACCATCTTCATGGTGGTCACCAGCCTGGCCTGCATCCTCCTCTCCATTTTTGAAATCCTCTACCTGATTGGCAAGCGCTGCCGGGAGTGTTTCACCACGGACCATCGCTCTCACCACGTTATGACCAACACATTGTCCAGTGGAAACTCCTTGATGGAATCAAACAATCTAAAGCTGAAAAGCACCCCTGAAACACCTGCACCTTCATACAGTGTCGCCATATCTTGA